From Uloborus diversus isolate 005 chromosome 8, Udiv.v.3.1, whole genome shotgun sequence, a single genomic window includes:
- the LOC129227884 gene encoding zinc finger protein 271-like: protein MLRRRHLTIHTGEKPYSCEYCLKAFSNSSGLKKHLRVHTGEKLYSCETCSKVFSNSTLLKQHSRVHTGEKPYSCECCSKAFSSSSELKQHLRVHTGEKPYSCEYCLKAFSNSTVLKQHSRSHSGEKPFVCEYCLKAFSIAFSLRRHLTIHTGEKPYSCEYCLKAFSNSSGLKKHLRVHTGEKLYSCETCSKVFSNSTLLKQHSSVHTGEKPYSCECCSKAFSSSSELKQHLRVHTGEKPYSCEYCLKAFSNSSGLKKHLRVHTGEKPYSCECCSKAFSSSSELKQHLRVHTGEKPYSCEYCLKAFSNSSGLKKHLRVHTGEKPYSCETCSKVFSNSTLLKQHSRVHTGEKPYSCECCLKAFSSSSELKQHLRVHTGEKPYSCEYCSKRFSNN from the exons ATgctacggag GCGGCATTTAACAattcatactggcgaaaagccctATTCGTGTGAATATTGTTTGAAGGCATTTTCTAATTCTTCAggtttaaagaaacatttaagagtccatactggcgaaaagctcTATTCGTGTGAAACTTGCTCAAAGGTATTTTCTAATTCTACACTTTTAAAGCAACATTCCAgagtccatactggtgaaaaaccctATTCGTGTGAATgttgctcaaaagcattttctagTTCCTCAGAGTTGAAGCAACATTTAAgagtccatactggtgaaaagccctaTTCGTGTGAATATTGTTTGAAGGCATTTTCTAATTCTACAGTTTTAAAGCAACATTCAAGAAGCCATTCTGGTGAAAAGCCCTTTGTGTGTGAATATTGTTTGAAGGCATTTTCTATTGCTTTCTCTTTAAGGCGGCATTTAACAattcatactggcgaaaagccctATTCGTGTGAATATTGTTTGAAGGCATTTTCTAATTCTTCAggtttaaagaaacatttaagagtccatactggcgaaaagctcTATTCGTGTGAAACTTGCTCAAAGGTATTTTCTAATTCTACACTTTTAAAGCAACATTCCAGtgtccatactggtgaaaaaccctATTCGTGTGAATgttgctcaaaagcattttctagTTCCTCAGAGTTGAAGCAACATTTAAgagtccatactggtgaaaagccctaTTCGTGTGAATATTGTTTGAAGGCATTTTCTAATTCTTCAggtttaaagaaacatttaagagtccatactggtgaaaaaccctATTCGTGTGAATgttgctcaaaagcattttctagTTCCTCAGAGTTGAAGCAACATTTAAgagtccatactggtgaaaagccctaTTCGTGTGAATATTGTTTGAAGGCATTTTCTAATTCTTCAggtttaaagaaacatttaagagtccatactggcgaaaagccctATTCGTGTGAAACTTGCTCAAAGGTATTTTCTAATTCTACACTTTTAAAGCAACATTCAAgagtccatactggtgaaaaaccctATTCGTGTGAATGTTGCTTAAAGGCATTCTCTAGTTCCTCAGAATTAAAGCAACATTTAagagtccatactggcgaaaagccctATTCGTGTGAATATTGTTCGAAGAGATTCtctaacaattaa